The following are from one region of the Trichoderma breve strain T069 chromosome 5, whole genome shotgun sequence genome:
- a CDS encoding RNA recognition motif domain-containing protein: protein MPISTVYVQNLEERVKPEVLAEALKTIFSEFGNVVDIVAKRNLKAKGQAFIVFDQPSAAHNAIEEVEGFELFGKPMRVAMARMQSDKTVEMNGNTDEFEAHKRHRQAEKDKRKALEAADEQRHLKRAAAGAPEARPSKSAKPLGLKSTSAPASAVVPDEYLPPNKILFIQNVPDEYDIDALNAVFGRFDGFREIRLVPGRRGIAFVEYENEQGAITAKENTAGMALGDKPIKVTYQRQ from the exons ATGCCTATATCTAC TGTCTACGTACAGAACCTGGAAGAGCGGGTGAAGCCCGAAGTGCTTGCCGAAGCATTGAAGACTATCTTTTCCGAGTTCGGCAATGTAGTTGATATCGTGGCCAAAAGAAACCTCAAGGCTAAAGGACAGGCATTTATCGTGTTTGACCAGCCCAGTGCCGCCCACAATGCCATCGAAGAGGTCGAGGGGTTCGAGCTCTTTGGCAAGCCCATGAGGGTCGCCATGGCGCGAATGCAGAGCGACAAAACAGTCGAGATGAATGGCAATACCGACGAATTTGAAGCCCATAAACGGCACAGGCAGGCAGAAAAGG ACAAGCGCAAGGCCCTCGAGGCAGCAGACGAACAAAGACATCTCAAgagggctgctgctggcgcaCCCGAAGCTCGACCATCGAAATCGGCCAAGCCGCTGGGGCTGAAATCTACAAGTGCTCCAGCTTCAGCTGTTGTACCCGACGAATACTTGCCTCCGAATAAGATCCTCTTCATACAAAACGTCCCCGATGAGTACGATATTGATGCCCTCAATGCCGTCTTTGGCCGGTTTGATGGTTTCCGGGAAATTAGATTGGTTCCAGGTCGACGTGGAATCGCTTTTGTTGAATATGAGAATGAACAGGGGGCTATCACAGCCAAGGAAAATACTGCTGGCATGGCTTTAGGGGATAAACCCATCAAGGTTACATACCAGCGTCAATGA
- a CDS encoding ATP synthase subunit D domain-containing protein, translating into MSGAADREAVFPTRQSLGIMKAKLKGAETGHSLLKRKSEALTKIDEAKRKMGRVMQIAAFSLAEVSYAVGGDIGYQVQESAKSARFRIRTKQDNVSGVLLPAFESYLTEGNNDFGLTGLGKGGQQVQRCRETYARAVEALVELASLQTAFVILDEVIKVVNRRVNAIEHVIIPRTENTIKYINSELDELDREEFYRLKKVANKKQRDNAAADAEMKARREAMEKNESGASKQDSGPADILAAEDDDDVIF; encoded by the exons ATGTCTGGCGCTGCA GATCGCGAAGCCGTCTTCCCTACTCGGCAATCGCTCGGCATCATGaaggccaagctcaagggaGCTGAGACTGGTCACAGCCTGTTGAAAAGGAAAAGTGAGGCACTTACAAA AATTGATGAGGCCAAGCGAAAGATGGGACGCGTCATGCAAATTGCGGCATTTTCACTGGCCGAAGTCAGTTATGCTGTTGGCGGCGACATCGGATACCAAGTCCAGGAATCCGCCAAATCAGCTCGATTTCGAATCCGCACAAAGCAAGATAACGTCTCAGGTGTTCTCCTACCAGCATTTGAGAGTTACTTGACAGAGGGCAACAATGACTTTGGACTTACTGGGTTGGGTAAAGGTGGACAGCAAGTTCAGCGATGCAGAGAAACATATGCACGTGCTGTCGAAGCCTTGGTAGAGCTAGCAAGCCTACAAACTGCCTTTGTCATATTAGATGAGGTCATCAAGGTTGTCAATCGAAGAG TGAACGCAATTGAGCACGTTATTATTCCCCGGACGGAAAACACCATCAAATACATCAATTCTGAACTAGACGAGCTGGACCGTGAGGAATTCTACCGCTTGAAGAAG GTCGCCAACAAGAAACAGCGAGAtaatgccgccgccgatgccgagatgAAAGCCAGGAGAGAAGCAATGGAGAAGAACGAATCAGGTGCTTCGAAGCAAGATTCCGGTCCGGCAGATATTCTAGCCGcggaggatgacgacgacgtgATTTTTTAA